A single genomic interval of Thermus antranikianii DSM 12462 harbors:
- a CDS encoding alanine/glycine:cation symporter family protein, which translates to MDILALNEYLNRVVYGFPMKLVFLLVGAYLVIFQIRWFSAPLRMMRVSFSETLGAIRERAYGFGGQITPFQATMVALSATVGTGHLLGMLAAVLIGGPGAVFWMWLGYFFGTGTKFAEATLAVHFRRRYADGSVSGGPMYYLYRGLPRLRFLAYFFAFFAAVAAFGIGNLSQAGAVGGALAPLGVPPALVGLFLALLVGVVLGGGIVWVARFAQVVVPLKLLLFLVAVVPLLVVYGGQLPEALALVFQAAFNPEAALGGAAGYSLFAAINAGLGRGIFANEAGLGSAPIAHAQAQVDHPVRQGFWGVTEMFVSFLVTSLTALTFIASGLWREGGSAAEAAGALFQAHPLGGFVLAVTVAVFALGTMVSWGFYGEEAAAFLFGEGIRWPYRLTFAVLAFVGPLGGLEAFLAISDTLNGFMAIPNLLGLILLGPVVGRLVYGFFRGEPWIPPR; encoded by the coding sequence CTTCCAGATCCGCTGGTTCAGCGCCCCCTTGCGGATGATGCGGGTTTCCTTCAGCGAGACCCTGGGGGCGATCCGCGAGCGCGCCTACGGCTTTGGCGGGCAGATCACGCCCTTTCAGGCCACCATGGTGGCCCTCTCCGCCACGGTGGGAACCGGGCACCTTTTGGGTATGCTGGCGGCGGTCCTCATAGGGGGTCCAGGGGCGGTTTTCTGGATGTGGCTGGGCTACTTCTTCGGCACCGGTACCAAGTTCGCTGAGGCCACCTTGGCGGTTCATTTCCGCCGCCGCTATGCCGATGGCTCGGTTTCCGGCGGGCCCATGTACTACCTGTACCGGGGTCTCCCCAGGCTTCGTTTTCTGGCCTACTTCTTCGCCTTCTTCGCCGCCGTGGCCGCTTTTGGCATCGGCAACCTCTCCCAAGCTGGGGCGGTGGGGGGCGCCCTGGCTCCCCTAGGGGTACCTCCGGCTTTGGTGGGCCTTTTCCTGGCCCTGCTGGTGGGGGTGGTGCTGGGTGGAGGCATCGTGTGGGTAGCCCGTTTCGCCCAAGTGGTGGTGCCCTTGAAGCTCCTTCTCTTTTTGGTGGCGGTGGTTCCCCTTTTGGTGGTTTACGGGGGCCAGCTTCCGGAGGCCCTGGCCCTGGTCTTCCAGGCGGCCTTCAACCCGGAGGCAGCCTTGGGAGGGGCAGCGGGGTATAGCCTCTTCGCCGCCATCAACGCCGGGCTTGGCCGGGGCATCTTCGCCAACGAGGCGGGCTTGGGCTCCGCGCCCATCGCCCACGCCCAGGCCCAGGTGGACCATCCCGTGCGCCAGGGCTTCTGGGGGGTTACCGAGATGTTCGTGAGCTTCCTGGTGACCAGCCTAACCGCCCTTACCTTCATCGCCTCGGGGCTTTGGCGAGAGGGGGGAAGTGCTGCTGAGGCGGCGGGTGCCCTTTTCCAAGCCCATCCCCTAGGGGGGTTTGTCCTGGCCGTCACCGTGGCGGTTTTTGCCCTGGGGACCATGGTCTCCTGGGGATTTTACGGGGAGGAGGCTGCGGCCTTCCTCTTCGGGGAGGGGATCCGCTGGCCCTACCGCCTCACCTTCGCCGTCTTGGCCTTTGTGGGGCCTTTGGGGGGCCTCGAGGCCTTCTTGGCCATCTCCGACACCCTAAACGGCTTCATGGCCATACCCAACCTCCTGGGCCTCATCCTCCTGGGGCCGGTGGTGGGCCGGCTGGTCTACGGCTTCTTCCGGGGCGAGCCCTGGATACCACCCCGCTGA
- a CDS encoding YbaK/EbsC family protein, whose product MNLSPSAKKVQRALEEKGFGHLRVVELPTSTRTAQEAAEAVGAEVGQIVKSLIFLGEKGAYLFLISGRNRLDPSKAQKVTGEALRRATPEEVRALTGYAIGGVPPVGHETPLPAFLDQDLLVYPLVWAAGGTPKALFSLTPEELLALTGAQVADLKEA is encoded by the coding sequence ATGAACCTCTCCCCTTCTGCAAAGAAGGTACAAAGGGCCTTGGAGGAAAAGGGATTCGGCCACCTAAGGGTGGTGGAGCTTCCCACCTCCACCCGCACCGCCCAGGAGGCGGCAGAGGCCGTGGGGGCCGAGGTGGGTCAGATTGTGAAAAGCCTGATCTTCTTGGGAGAAAAAGGGGCCTACCTCTTCCTGATAAGCGGTAGGAACCGCCTGGACCCATCCAAGGCCCAAAAGGTCACGGGCGAAGCCCTGAGGCGGGCCACCCCGGAGGAGGTGCGCGCCCTGACCGGCTACGCCATCGGCGGGGTGCCCCCTGTGGGGCACGAAACCCCTCTTCCGGCCTTTTTGGATCAGGACCTCCTGGTTTACCCCCTGGTTTGGGCCGCAGGGGGTACCCCCAAGGCCCTCTTCTCCCTGACCCCAGAGGAACTTCTGGCCCTCACAGGAGCCCAGGTGGCCGATCTCAAGGAGGCCTAG
- a CDS encoding M20 family metallopeptidase, which produces METLAWMQAKLPEFLKDLEAFVRRESPSKDLKGLMEAAAFLEEAFGPLQGRLSRKDTPLGPILLLKREGEGAPVLVLCHYDTVHPKGSFPEPFRVERDRAVGPGVYDMKGGIVALLYALRHAEATGRKLPSLEILFTPDEEIGSKESRPLIEAAARKARAVLVLEPPTSEGDLKVARKGVGLYRLKALGKAAHQGVEPEKGVNAILELAHQIVKVAALEDRAKGTTLGPNVVAGGTVSNVVAEEAWVEIDLRAWTLEEVKRVEEGLKNLTPILPGARLELSGGLNRPPMEPTAESLALFEKARAIGEALGLSLRPGRVGGGSDGNFTAALGVPTLDGLGLFGGDAHQKTEYVVVSEIPRRVALLAELLYAL; this is translated from the coding sequence ATGGAAACCCTAGCCTGGATGCAGGCGAAGCTCCCTGAGTTCTTGAAGGACCTCGAGGCCTTCGTGCGCCGGGAATCCCCCTCCAAGGACCTGAAGGGCCTAATGGAAGCGGCGGCCTTCCTGGAAGAGGCCTTCGGGCCCCTCCAGGGGCGGCTTTCCCGCAAGGACACCCCCTTGGGCCCCATTCTGCTCTTGAAGCGGGAAGGGGAAGGGGCCCCGGTCCTGGTGCTTTGCCACTACGACACCGTCCATCCCAAGGGAAGCTTCCCCGAGCCCTTCCGTGTGGAAAGGGACCGGGCGGTGGGGCCCGGGGTCTACGACATGAAAGGAGGCATCGTGGCCTTGCTCTATGCCCTTCGCCACGCGGAGGCCACGGGAAGGAAGCTCCCCTCTTTGGAAATCCTCTTCACCCCTGACGAGGAAATCGGCTCCAAGGAAAGCCGGCCCCTCATCGAGGCCGCCGCCAGGAAGGCCCGGGCGGTGTTGGTCCTCGAGCCCCCCACGTCGGAAGGGGACCTCAAGGTGGCCCGAAAAGGGGTAGGGCTTTACCGGCTTAAGGCCCTGGGCAAGGCTGCCCACCAAGGAGTGGAGCCGGAAAAGGGGGTGAACGCCATCCTGGAACTCGCCCACCAGATCGTGAAGGTGGCGGCCCTCGAGGACCGGGCAAAGGGCACCACCCTGGGCCCCAACGTGGTGGCGGGGGGCACGGTGAGCAACGTGGTGGCGGAGGAAGCCTGGGTGGAGATCGACCTCCGGGCCTGGACCCTGGAGGAGGTGAAGCGGGTGGAGGAGGGCCTCAAAAACCTCACCCCCATCCTCCCCGGGGCCAGGCTGGAGCTTTCCGGTGGCCTTAACCGCCCTCCCATGGAGCCCACGGCGGAAAGCCTGGCCCTCTTCGAGAAGGCCCGGGCCATCGGCGAGGCCCTGGGCCTCTCCTTGCGCCCGGGACGGGTGGGCGGGGGATCGGACGGCAACTTCACCGCCGCCCTTGGGGTGCCCACCCTGGATGGCCTCGGTCTCTTTGGAGGCGACGCCCACCAGAAGACCGAGTACGTGGTGGTTTCAGAAATCCCCAGGCGCGTGGCCCTTCTGGCCGAACTCCTCTATGCCTTATGA
- a CDS encoding 30S ribosomal protein S1, with protein sequence MEEKAIQVSEANLTPGQTFSMEEALQETEARLEKRVRPGQILTGKVVLVGSEGVAVDIGAKTEGTIPFNELTEKSLPEEELRALFKPGDQVRVQVIKVDPETGQVLLSRKRVEATEHWDRIRELYEKGEPVTVTVKEKVKGGVVADLDGVSAFIPASQLDLKRIPNLDAYVGQQILVKIIEFNRKKGRVLLSRRAVLEEEQKRAKEAFFQSLQPGQVVEGTVVDVTDFGAFVNLGPVDGLVHRSEITWGRFNHPKEVIHKGQKVRAQVVSVDPEKERVNLSIKALIPDPWTTVAEKYPVGSRVRGKVVGLTQFGAFVEVEPGLEGLIHISELSWTKRPKHPSEVVKEGDEVEAVVLRLDPSERRLSLGLKQTQPDPWQLLTEKYPPGTVVKGKITGITDFGVFVELEPGMEGLVHVSELDHGRIENPAALFKKGEEMEVVVLNIDPVEQRISLSRKRLLPPPPPKAEEERPRRAKGKEARGKRKPGPRRAVKEERREYEYGAVAEYNLYDASAVPTTGASVKLGDLYGDLLASLGLEEEKTS encoded by the coding sequence ATGGAAGAAAAGGCGATCCAGGTCAGCGAAGCCAACTTGACCCCAGGCCAGACCTTCAGCATGGAGGAGGCCCTTCAGGAAACCGAGGCCCGCTTGGAAAAGCGCGTGCGCCCGGGCCAGATCCTGACGGGCAAGGTGGTCCTGGTGGGTTCGGAGGGTGTGGCGGTAGATATCGGCGCGAAGACGGAAGGCACCATTCCCTTTAACGAGCTTACGGAGAAGTCCCTTCCCGAGGAGGAGCTACGGGCTCTTTTCAAGCCTGGGGACCAGGTGCGGGTCCAGGTGATCAAGGTGGACCCCGAAACGGGCCAGGTTCTTCTTTCCCGCAAGCGGGTGGAGGCCACGGAGCACTGGGACCGCATCCGGGAGCTTTATGAGAAGGGCGAGCCGGTGACCGTCACCGTAAAGGAGAAGGTCAAGGGAGGCGTGGTTGCCGACCTGGATGGCGTGTCCGCCTTCATCCCTGCTTCGCAGCTGGACCTCAAGCGCATCCCCAACCTGGATGCTTACGTGGGCCAGCAGATCCTGGTGAAGATCATCGAGTTTAACCGCAAGAAGGGGCGGGTTCTCCTCTCCCGTCGGGCGGTTTTGGAAGAGGAACAGAAGCGGGCCAAGGAGGCCTTTTTCCAAAGCCTGCAGCCCGGCCAGGTGGTGGAGGGTACGGTGGTGGACGTCACCGACTTCGGGGCCTTCGTGAACCTGGGCCCGGTGGACGGCCTGGTGCACCGTTCCGAGATCACCTGGGGGCGGTTTAACCACCCCAAGGAGGTCATCCACAAGGGGCAGAAGGTGCGGGCCCAGGTGGTTTCCGTGGACCCCGAGAAGGAGCGGGTCAACCTTTCCATCAAGGCCCTGATCCCCGATCCCTGGACCACCGTGGCCGAGAAGTACCCGGTGGGAAGCCGGGTCCGGGGCAAGGTGGTGGGCCTCACCCAGTTCGGGGCCTTCGTGGAGGTGGAGCCTGGCCTCGAGGGGCTCATCCACATCTCCGAACTCTCCTGGACCAAAAGGCCCAAGCACCCCTCCGAGGTGGTGAAAGAGGGGGACGAGGTGGAAGCGGTGGTCCTTCGGCTGGACCCCAGTGAGCGCCGCCTTTCCCTAGGGCTCAAGCAGACCCAGCCCGATCCCTGGCAGCTCCTCACCGAGAAGTATCCCCCGGGCACCGTGGTGAAGGGCAAGATCACCGGAATCACCGATTTTGGGGTCTTCGTGGAGCTGGAGCCCGGCATGGAGGGGCTGGTCCACGTTTCCGAGCTGGATCACGGGCGTATCGAAAACCCCGCTGCCCTCTTCAAGAAGGGGGAGGAGATGGAGGTGGTGGTCCTCAACATCGACCCCGTGGAGCAGCGGATCTCCCTCTCCCGCAAGCGCCTTCTGCCCCCGCCGCCTCCTAAGGCCGAGGAGGAGCGGCCTCGCCGGGCCAAGGGCAAGGAGGCCCGGGGCAAGAGAAAGCCTGGACCCCGCCGGGCGGTAAAAGAGGAGCGCCGGGAATACGAGTATGGGGCCGTGGCCGAGTACAACCTGTACGATGCTTCGGCGGTGCCCACCACAGGCGCCAGTGTGAAGCTGGGCGACCTCTACGGCGACCTGCTGGCGAGCCTGGGCCTCGAGGAGGAAAAGACCTCTTAG
- a CDS encoding cytochrome b — protein MYKWLDERLDLTGLYQKVLRKAFPVHHSFFLGEITLFAFVVLVLTGIFLTLNFEPSIREVKLPDGRTVPAAYASVLYIDSLPFGAVIRSLHHWSAHVMIAAAFLHMLRILLSGAYKKPRELNYLVGLALLGLAVVTAFTGYALPYDNYAVTATRIGYGIANSIPWVGTTLAQVMFGGEFPGSEKSIPRLYSLHVLWLPLLLMALIGVHLAIMMKQKHTQPRYAERVAPGKILGVPMYPQQLVMMGILFALYVGIMTMIAGAFLAHPIEAFGPPTPNTPAVKPDWYFLWIYGILQIIPSSWEFHLFGATIGPEFIGGVVIPGILGLVGLLLPFVDTRKDKMRYMELPSEHPVRTSVILSLLVFFLMATLAGYKIDFQQQGSILGNNAVLWTLVLGGPLLTYIVSYTLLRIFYGKERIPHKA, from the coding sequence ATGTACAAATGGCTAGACGAACGCCTGGACCTCACGGGCCTCTACCAGAAGGTCTTGCGCAAGGCCTTCCCGGTACACCATTCCTTCTTCCTGGGGGAGATCACCCTCTTCGCCTTCGTCGTCCTGGTGCTCACCGGCATCTTCCTCACCTTGAACTTTGAGCCTTCCATCCGGGAGGTCAAGCTCCCCGACGGCCGCACCGTACCCGCTGCTTACGCCAGCGTCCTCTACATAGACAGCCTTCCCTTCGGGGCGGTGATCCGTAGCCTCCACCATTGGTCGGCCCACGTGATGATCGCCGCCGCCTTCTTGCACATGCTCCGCATCCTCCTCTCGGGGGCCTACAAGAAACCCCGGGAGCTCAACTACCTGGTGGGCCTGGCCCTTTTGGGCCTGGCGGTGGTCACCGCCTTCACCGGCTATGCCCTTCCCTATGACAACTACGCGGTCACCGCCACCCGCATCGGCTACGGAATCGCAAACTCCATCCCCTGGGTGGGAACCACCCTGGCCCAGGTGATGTTCGGCGGGGAGTTCCCGGGCTCAGAGAAGTCCATCCCCCGGCTTTACAGTCTCCACGTCCTCTGGCTCCCCCTCCTCCTCATGGCCCTCATCGGGGTCCACCTGGCCATCATGATGAAGCAGAAGCACACCCAGCCCCGGTATGCAGAAAGGGTAGCCCCCGGAAAGATCCTCGGGGTACCCATGTACCCCCAACAGCTGGTGATGATGGGCATCCTCTTCGCCCTGTACGTGGGCATCATGACCATGATCGCCGGGGCCTTCCTGGCCCACCCCATCGAGGCCTTCGGCCCTCCCACGCCCAATACCCCTGCGGTCAAGCCCGACTGGTACTTCCTCTGGATCTACGGCATCCTGCAGATCATCCCCTCCAGCTGGGAGTTCCACCTCTTCGGGGCCACCATAGGACCGGAGTTCATCGGGGGGGTGGTGATCCCGGGGATCCTGGGCCTGGTGGGGCTTCTTTTGCCCTTCGTGGACACCCGCAAGGACAAGATGCGCTACATGGAGCTTCCCTCAGAGCATCCGGTGCGCACCAGCGTCATCCTCTCCCTTTTGGTCTTCTTCCTCATGGCCACCCTGGCGGGGTACAAGATCGACTTCCAGCAACAGGGCTCCATCCTGGGAAACAACGCTGTGCTCTGGACCCTGGTTCTGGGCGGTCCCCTGCTCACCTACATCGTTTCCTACACCTTGCTCCGCATCTTCTACGGAAAAGAAAGAATCCCGCATAAGGCTTAG
- a CDS encoding ubiquinol-cytochrome c reductase iron-sulfur subunit: MDEREIRLQRSRRRLFLKAAIGTGIGLSLVSAFYVGASLRPKAEVTPEKEPLKPGDILVYAQGGGKPKPIRPEELKPGDPFVLAYPMDPKTKVVKSGEAKNTVLVVRYTPDELSPETAQNGVEGIVAYSAVCTHLGCIVSQWVADKKAGLCPCHGGIYDLARGARVIAGPPPRPLPQLPLKVEEGVLVAAGEFLGEVGVKAEAGFCRHV; this comes from the coding sequence ATGGACGAGCGCGAGATTCGCTTGCAAAGATCCCGCAGGCGGCTTTTCCTTAAGGCCGCCATCGGCACCGGAATCGGCCTCTCCCTGGTTTCCGCCTTCTACGTGGGGGCGAGCCTGCGCCCCAAGGCCGAGGTCACCCCGGAGAAGGAACCCTTGAAGCCGGGGGACATCCTGGTCTACGCCCAAGGCGGGGGTAAGCCTAAACCCATCCGCCCTGAGGAGCTCAAGCCCGGCGACCCCTTCGTTCTGGCCTACCCCATGGACCCCAAGACCAAGGTGGTGAAGAGCGGCGAGGCCAAGAACACCGTCTTGGTGGTACGGTATACCCCGGATGAGCTTTCCCCTGAAACCGCCCAGAACGGGGTGGAAGGGATTGTGGCCTACTCCGCCGTATGTACCCACCTGGGCTGCATCGTGAGCCAGTGGGTGGCGGACAAGAAGGCAGGCCTTTGTCCCTGCCACGGTGGAATCTATGACCTCGCCCGCGGAGCCAGGGTCATCGCTGGCCCCCCGCCCAGGCCTCTACCCCAGCTTCCCCTTAAGGTGGAAGAAGGCGTCCTGGTGGCCGCCGGGGAGTTCCTGGGCGAGGTGGGGGTGAAGGCGGAAGCGGGCTTCTGCCGTCACGTCTAG
- a CDS encoding c-type cytochrome — protein MVVDRIEVYLDGASEPLAVLKEPPYRLNLDTRKIPDGEHVLRVVTHFRGGGQEVREIPFTVNNYPDVMVLGLDEGGEVAGTLELRLAVGEPDFPVEPVRFNPIWYVVASVIVLGGIWAYFALSPTAEKVVAEVAPPAQEAQAPKEGAGQAANVDQALMEKGKSIYEANCAACHQANGQGMPPAFPALAGNPNLKDTQLVLNTIKNGRGAMPAVGAAFSDEELKAVATYIRNSFGNNFGPVE, from the coding sequence ATGGTCGTAGACCGGATTGAGGTGTACCTAGACGGGGCTAGCGAGCCCCTGGCGGTTCTTAAGGAACCTCCTTACCGGCTCAACCTGGACACCCGAAAGATCCCCGACGGGGAGCATGTCCTGCGGGTGGTGACCCACTTCCGCGGCGGAGGCCAGGAGGTCCGAGAAATCCCCTTCACCGTTAACAACTACCCCGACGTGATGGTCCTGGGCCTGGACGAGGGGGGGGAGGTGGCAGGGACCCTTGAGCTCCGCCTGGCCGTGGGGGAACCCGATTTCCCCGTGGAGCCTGTGCGCTTCAACCCCATCTGGTACGTGGTGGCCTCGGTGATCGTGCTGGGCGGCATCTGGGCCTACTTCGCCCTTTCCCCTACGGCGGAGAAGGTGGTGGCTGAAGTGGCCCCCCCGGCCCAGGAAGCCCAGGCCCCCAAGGAAGGCGCTGGCCAGGCCGCCAACGTGGACCAAGCCCTCATGGAAAAGGGTAAGTCCATCTACGAGGCCAACTGTGCCGCCTGCCACCAGGCCAACGGCCAGGGGATGCCCCCTGCCTTCCCCGCCCTGGCGGGAAATCCCAACCTCAAAGATACCCAGCTGGTCCTGAACACCATCAAAAACGGCCGTGGGGCCATGCCGGCGGTGGGCGCCGCCTTTTCGGATGAGGAACTCAAGGCTGTGGCCACCTACATCCGCAACAGCTTCGGCAACAACTTCGGCCCAGTGGAATAA
- a CDS encoding sugar phosphate isomerase/epimerase family protein, producing the protein MRLGFSPFNAEMGYEEAFRLAAELGLDLEVPYDLHEVLPLPDAKTLRATGEVLGVGFTLHLPFVEMNPASLIPSVRALAEERLKRALEFGEALGAKVGVLHTGQVPVRHPMAISLAREALEKTLSALLPLPFPVALENLALSEEDLLRGPEELKALLDRFPQYGFCLDVGHALVELGPLGPFLYWEALGDRLIHLHLHDNHARRDDHLPVGTGAVPWERLSSRLRSSPATAALEVGGNIQGVRQSLSRLQALLAS; encoded by the coding sequence ATGCGCCTAGGTTTCAGTCCCTTCAATGCGGAGATGGGCTATGAGGAAGCCTTCCGCCTGGCGGCGGAGCTTGGGCTGGACCTCGAGGTTCCCTACGACCTGCACGAGGTCCTGCCCCTTCCCGACGCCAAGACCTTGCGGGCCACGGGGGAAGTCCTGGGGGTGGGGTTCACCCTGCACCTTCCCTTCGTGGAGATGAACCCAGCCAGCCTCATCCCCAGCGTCCGCGCCCTGGCCGAGGAGCGCCTCAAGCGGGCCCTGGAGTTTGGCGAGGCCCTGGGGGCCAAGGTGGGCGTGCTCCACACTGGCCAGGTGCCCGTGCGCCACCCCATGGCCATAAGCCTGGCCCGGGAGGCCTTGGAAAAGACCCTCTCCGCCCTCCTTCCCCTTCCCTTCCCCGTGGCTTTGGAAAACCTGGCCCTTTCCGAGGAGGACCTCCTCCGGGGCCCGGAGGAGCTAAAGGCCCTCCTGGACCGCTTCCCCCAGTACGGCTTCTGCCTGGATGTGGGCCACGCCCTGGTGGAGCTGGGTCCCCTGGGTCCTTTCCTCTACTGGGAGGCCCTGGGAGACCGGCTCATCCACCTGCACCTCCACGACAACCACGCCCGCAGGGATGACCACCTGCCCGTGGGCACGGGAGCCGTGCCCTGGGAAAGGCTGTCCTCCCGGCTGAGGAGCTCCCCCGCCACCGCGGCCCTCGAGGTGGGTGGGAACATCCAAGGAGTACGCCAGAGCCTTTCCCGCCTGCAGGCCCTCCTTGCCTCCTAA